TTGCTGACTTGCTTGAAATAGTCTCTACAAATGTCCAGCTGACAATTCAGatgagaaaaatctttattagGGGTCTGGTCAAAGCCCCTCAGGGTGTCAATGAAACCTATGTAGTCTATGTAACAAATGTTTTCACAGGAAGCTCAGTCTTCCAATCCcttccagatatttttcttcGGTATGCAAGCCTTTTGCATCATTTTTCCACTTTATGCCATTGGCTTAGCTgcttaatttttgcttttttaggagcgggtgggtttttttgggggtAGGAAGCTATAGAGATGCCACTAGCTGCTATGGTGGTGGGAGTGCACAGTCTGATTCCTGGCAAAAGGCAGCAAAAGGCACTCTGGTAGCCAGAGCTTCACTCAGTAATCCTGGATCAATGCTTGTTGCGCATGGGCTAACCTTCTCTGAttactttaaaatgattaattgGTTAGCTTTAAAAATTGACATGATTAtagataatttttcttctgtaaagaacAAGCCATATTGTATTGCTAATAATAAGATTGGATTTAAAAATGTACACAATTGTGGGTGGTTTCCTTACATTTTGTTCACACTTTTGATCTGATGCCTCACTCAAAAGCTTCCCTGAGAAGACTGTGAGGTTTAAGCCATTGCTAGTTGCAATGCAGGCATGTCTGGacaaatataaaactatttttatggAAACAAAGACAGACTTTGCTGTTTTGATGCTGATTATTGGGATGGGTTTCCACTGGGGTATCCACTTGACTGTCACACTGTGCAGCAAGTTCATGCTCTTCTGTTTCCCCTAAAGGGCTGCTTCAATGATTTTGATTTGCTGCTACAGCTTTAGCAACAGGAAGTGAAAGCACTTTGGGCTTTTATAAGCTGTGGGACGTCAAAAacacctctttttctttcctgactgAGATTTCACTATCCTTGAAACACAGGTAGACCACTGGAGCCTgcagcagaaaatggaaaagttacGCACTGCAATGGATTTTTGTATCCGCCACCAGAAGATTCTGGGTTACAGCATTGTGTCCCTGCTGACAGCTGCCAGCGAGTATATCTTCTCCTCCGTGGTCTTCAAGTGTCCTTGCAATTCCTGGAACACCTTGTATGGCTTTGTCTTCCTCTTAGTGCCGGCCTTCGTCCTCTTCTTGCTCGGCTACATGATAAACGCCAGGGTCTGGCTTTTGGTGACGGGCAGATGCTCTCCAGAGAACCGGTGTAGCTGTGACTCCTGTGGAAACTTTTGCAAAGTGCTGATGCCAGTGACAGCCAGCACCTTGGTGGCTCCCTTCACCTGGATCGCGGTGGCCCTGCTCAGTGCCAGCTTCTATGAGTGTGCAGTAAGCAGGAGCAGCTTAATCAGAAAGCTGGTGTGCAGGGACATCAAAGAGTACTGCAATGCATCGCTGGAGAAAATACCCTGTGACAAGGAGTTGTCCAAGGAGATAGGTGAATTTCACAGCCTTCAAGCCCAGTCCCAGGTAAAGCTTCTCTACTATGCTCTTCCCTGATGGACCCCAGCCCCACCATCTTCACACACACTGGTGCCTGCAGGGGACTGCAAGAGTCCTTATCTCTCACACTATGTGACTAGCAAAAGTACACAATTAGCTAAAATTCATTGGTCAAAAAATACTAACAGAAAGGTAACAAGTGGCTGTTTGTGCtagcttctgttttttcatgtttgcatAGCAATTGCTTGGCAGAGGCACTTGCAAAACCTTTTCCAGAGCTGGGCAGGGAACtttccactgctgtttttttttctcatttagatTACAGCTGGCACAATCTCAtctctttttccacttttacCTCTCTAAATATCTCAAACTGTTGTAAGTATGCATTAGCTGAGAGAAAGCTGAGGTCATGAATAGGGAGGAAGCCAATGTCTCATTGCAACAGAGAACTGGCGAGTGAAGCAATAGATGGATGGTTTCACTACAAACCTCAAAGTTTGAACCTATTATTAAATTCACACTTGTAGTCTAGATGAATGGCTTAAAAATGTGTCTACCTTATTACAGTTTAATTGTAGTTCTGAAAGCAAACTGCATGATCAAAAAAACAATAGCACTCGtgagtggatttttttcatttgcgGTGAAATGAAACTCAAGCATTTTGGCAGCACTacacttttgtttctgtttgtttggtcTTCTCCTTAACTCCAGGAGAAAACcatttttcatcactttttctcaggaaaacatTAAGGCTGGCTAATGAAGTTAGATTTATGAGATAATTACGCGCACACACAAAGTATTtaaatttgttaaatatttagCTTGTGGATTCTCcaagaaaaaggctgaaaagggGCAAATTCTATACTGTTGAATTCTGATAGTGTAAGAAAGGAGTAAAATCAGGGAAGACTGACTGTTACTGatatttcaatgaaattaaaaggaacaaaCCAGTCAAACAAAGATGGAAGACATGAGATCATTGTAATTAATGTACATGATTTTTTATATCTGACCTACTTTCAGCACACTTAAGAAGCAAATATGTTAGGGATGACAAAGTCCTGTACAAACCAGGAATGATTCCTGTATTTCATGGTCAAATCCATGTCCGGCctacaaaaatacagtttccatGTCTGATTCAATGTTATGTTCTATACTCTTACATAGGACTATGTAAAAACACTGTTAACCcacctgtttcttttccaagattGTAGGATGGTTGCTGATTGCCATCATCATGACTCTGGTACTCATTGCAACATGTTTCATCCACTGTCGCTCCCCGGTTAGCTACTTTCAGCTGAAGTTCTggaaaatttatttgaaaaaggaacGAGAGGTCTTTGCGATCAAGGCTAAAGACCATGCAGCCAAGCTGGCAGAAAGAAACGTTCACTTCTTTTTTGAACCTGCTGACCCAGCACCATTTTGGACTCCCAGAAATGAAGACTGGCAGAAGATTTCATTCCCGTATGGCTTCAATACAAAAGAGCAGCATTACAGCATGATACACAAGTACGTGAACACAAACAGAGGCAAGGCATCCAGTGAAGGAGATCAGATTCATGATGTTTTAGGATTTGTGGATGAAGCACATGCAAGTGAATCAGGATTTTGATGAAACATACCGTTTGTAACACTGGCAATCTTTTAAACCTACTAATATGAAAAGAGTCTTATTCTGAGCTCTTACTGAAATCAGTATGTAAATATTGCATTTAAACctcaggagattttttttttttaataaactataCTTTTGTTTAGgtgcatttaaataaatacatggttCACAATGGGAGTTTTCATATCTTGATGTTCATTAAGAAAGAGTCATGTAAAATAACAAGGATCCACAGCAAAGATGTCAGCATGTACTATGTCAAATTAGTTTCCAAATGCCTTAAGAGAATTTGGCAGCTGGAGTGACAAAACCAGACTTTCATACCTGTCAGTAACACAGGGACAAAAAGGAATTGAAATTTTGACCATAAGTTTAGCTTAGTTTATTAGCTATCACTTGACttaacaataaatatttcagtagagCTTAAAACAAGCTCTAgactaaaatatttgctttcaatCAATTAGTTTCTCAAGGCAAATattatgtcttttaaaatctgGGAAGCAATTAACATTTTGGAGCCACATGTGCACAAAGTCCATTGGAAATGCTAAGCATGACTTCAGCTGGTCATCAGTTGGAAtaaccaataaataaataaataaataaataaataaataaattccagcCATTTTACTCCTGTGTGTCTAGCTGTTTTAGATAACAGTGAAACTAAAAGCTTTCACTGTGGTGAATTTTCTTTACCACTGTCTGATCTTGAGCACCTTTTACAGCAGGCCTTCTTCTACTCTTCATTTCCTGTTATTCTAAaagttttctgtggaaaaaaggTATGCATAACTTCCAATTGATATTCCATTTATATTGATTTCTATTTTATCtgaccaaaaaacaaaaaatattatgtatttttaatgtacgATACTACACATAGATTTCTGGCCCTGTCATCAGTACCTAAGCTACCCCTGGATGTATCCACCAAATAATCTGTTTAACTTCATCCAGATTGGAGGCCAAGTGCAAATTTACATGGCTTGAGGAGTTAGGTTTGTTAATAATATGACAGTGTAGGTGGAGCTTATATTAACAGCTACACATTTAAGGATGTTATAAATCTGCAATTCTGCATACTGTTAGCAAACACTGATGTTCTTATCAAAGAACTCCTGATGATAAGAAGCAAATACACCAGTTTTGAGTGAAGATtgataaagttatttttttctctgaaagtattttcaagAGATGAGTCGGGCTGTTTGCTCCAGGCTGTCCTTTCACTCCTCCCAGAAACCTTCTCTTTGTAGACAGAAAACTCTAACTTGGAAACTATTCAGACAGATAGAGAGAAATCCCATAATGTTGCTTGTTACAGCCATTTTCAAACGAGGAAGCAAGAAAGTACCCATTTTAATTAGATGAACAAAACTAGTTTGGTGACTTCATTCTTACTCTAAGTAGAATATATGacatataaaaggaaaagaggatcTAATCCTGTGTTTACTGCACTTTAATCAGTggctctttttcttccaagaaaccTGATGTTAATAGTGTaacataaactctctttaagttggtggacctcttcaaaaagtttctccaaagtattctcttttagttggtggccactggtttgttcaggtgggggggaagataaatcctctttaagttggtggaactcttcagagagtttctccacagccgagacgcaggcctgtagggaagaggagagatttccttcgtactcccggagttgtttagccatgtcacccactgtgggatcttcaccgtttttccaggttattattgccaatgtgctggcccatgttgatggtgcattccgtacaaacttccgccatatgggtcgagtacactggacttcatctggatctgtggatgtttgtgcatcgtctaagtccttataaattacttcccgtacagctaattccctcaggtactgaattcccttctccatggtggtccacttgactggtagacatacaagttcttccttgtagggataccttcccttcacagctaacaggagatgcctccagaggctgtgagatcgtgctccatctccaattgctttgtcaatgcttgcatctctagcaagggatcccaaccgcttggcttccctgccctctaatttcacaccattggctccagtgtcccagcaccgtagcagccaggtgacaagctgttcacctatacagtgaccaaaatcttttcgcacatctcgtagctcacgctggtatagggttcgggtagttactgttgacttactgacatcctcatcttcatcctcctgcacacttgatggcccagcctcgtcttctccagacccagacttagcagaagactttctgcgttctaaatgacctgagtctctataccattttttcaccttttctacaggggcaacttgcactgctacagctcgcctctccgacccagccacagggtctgccacaggggttggaataccctctgcagggtcaacttgcactgctacagttcgtttctccgacccagccacagggtctgccacaggggttggagtaccctctgcaggggcaacttgcactgctacagttcgtttctctgacccagccacaggagtgggaacggctgcgggagctggagccgggacggctgcgggagctggagccggaatggctgcgggagctggagccgggacggctgcgggagctgggacggctgcgggagctggagctagaacggctgcgggagctggagccggaacggctgcgagagctggagccgggatggctgcgggagctggaacggctgcgggagctggagccggaacggctgcgggagctggagctggagtggctgcaggagccgggactggaacggccgcagggtctgtcactaggttgatagtagcatcaattgcagcttgataggcacaagccagaccccagcacgccacagtgatttgtgtcactttgtaactgccagagtcatgacacctttttttcaagcattctaccagttttttaggattttgcagttgttcaggggtgaatgtccaaaacactggaggtgcccactgccctagaaacctgcccatatcctcccacactccctgccactcgcaaatatcccgcctcaagacagatctccggatgagattcctaagtagttgtttaaccttaaacaaaacctgaagcgcattcaggagacataacaacaagaacatgctggtctgagtatcccaaggatattcgacatcttggagagctaccgtaactagctcgggggataagagggtggtgaaggaggaagggagagtgaacaggtaggaaaaaatatcttcccctgtcccctccagagactgactccctgatgagaaaaggcaataggtgtaattgctaatagtttctgagatatggtttccgaagtatagagtcgacgacagtgctgagtacaaataccaggttagagtcatgaccagatacctcatcatttcataagccatcgttacaccacacagtaccataacaatcttaaaccagggcccggaaaggataaacagcacgacagggagcacatacagaaagtaacttgctataaaactcaatttgggaaacaggcacagcagacttgagattaaggcaatcaacattgtgactagcaactattaagcaggtcgaatacttataccaattttagtttaacacactctggtcaaatctgtcgatatctcaacccttcgagccccacgttgggcgccaaatggactgttgtggtgtagcccggctggcagtcaaacaccacacagccgttcgctcaccctcccccctccctctccgggatgagggagagaaacgggaaagtgaagcctgtgagttgagataaagacagtttattaagacagggaaaagaataacaacaataataataataataatagtattaatagtaataatgtgtacgaaataagtgatgcacaatgcaattgctcaccacccgttgaccgatgcccagcctatccccgagcagccggccacccctccaccccggctagccatccctatatattgttcagcatgacgtcagatggtatggaatacccctttggccagtttgggtcagctgtcctgggtctgtcccctcccagctcctgctgcatccctagcctgctcgctagcaggacagagagaggctgaaaagtccttggcttggtgtaagcactgctctacaacaattaaaacatcagcatgttatcagcgctcttctcattctaatccaaaacatagcaccctgccagctactaggaggaaaattaactctgtcctaactgaaaccaggacaatagtGTAACAGGTGTCCAGTTTATTATTTGTGCCTCCAGGAAGCACAGTTCAGCTTAAAATGTCCCTCTTTACCTCTCCTATTGAAGAGTTCATTTGTTTGCTGACATCTAGAAAACAATAAATCTGCTCTGGAATGTCATAAGTTGGAAGGAAACAATGTCCTGgccccactgaaatcagcacCAAAACGTTCCTTGACTCAGTGGGGCCAGGCTTTACCATAGAGACACATGAAATAATTCAGGATAGACTGAAAGCatctggtttaaaaataaacaatgcacacacacacacacacatatatataaagcatccagtttaaaaataaagccatgttTGTTTCACTTTCCAAGgagaaactgcagtgaaaacacCAACAGAGTTTGTGTTAATCCTCTCAGCTGTATCTGAGTGGGCTTTTGCCATTTCCCACTCACAAGCAGAACTGCCAGGGTCCCATTACCAAAGCTGCTTTGACTTTCCAGGGAAGACGCAGAGCCAGTACTTCTCgttaaaatgaaagagcaaaGGCTTCAGAAGGTCTTCTTCACATCTTCAAGTTTGCCTGTGCAGTCTATATTTCAtacataaaattacttttaggGCAAGGAGAAAAATTCTATACGTGTATAAGGATATGAGCAGATATTTATGTAATGTTTTCGTATGCAGTCATATTtgaatttttgatttttcctcatatttattTAACACTCATACCTTCTCTGTGTaattatgaaagaaatgaaaagaaatttcaaatagAAGTCTTAGTGCACTTCTGAGGGCTccatcagccagctccaaaagaaATGTCTACACTATCaagaaacactgagaaacaGACTTCTGGAAATATGTTACTAAATAAGACAAGTAAAATCTGTACGTCTACAGGTTACCTAATGTCAGCAACTAATGATAATGTAATTTGTGTCACTGTTTTTCCtattgttactgtttttctaaGAATGTTTCCTCTctaatttcctgttttcataGACATCTGTAGCATGACAccgctctgctctgccatggaCAGAAGTGCATCACTTTGCTGATcactttcctcctctccagcagtGAACTTTAGACCTTCTCCACGTGTCTGGAGAGATGTCTAAAAGCTGAAATGGTGAGCTTGTGCTTGTCTGACATTGATGGAAAAATTACCACTGACATCTCGGAGCTCACGTATAGGAAGATGATGCTTGGCTTTATGGCTACTGTGtataatgaatatatatttgtagtgttttttattattacctGTGAAATATGATCTGAAATGTGTGAGAGAGTCTCTGTCTCTTGAAAAGTGCCAGTGTAAACAAAAAAAGTGGAGGGGCTTTGTGGTCACTCTCTACACAGAGGTGAATGCTCTCTCTGAAATGTGGGCTGTAATGGATGGGTGTTGTTTCACCACTACTTTCTGTTGACATATTGCTTAGCATTTGCTTGCTCCTTCTTATGCTCCTtagatgatacggggcctggagcatcttccctatgaggaaacgctgagagacctgggtctgttcagcctagGGAAgggaagactgagaggggatcttattaatgtttacaaatacctgaagtgtgggagacagagggatttggccaacctcttttcaggggtttgtggggacaggacaaggggcaatgtCCACAgaatggatcacaggaagttccacaccaataTGCAAAAGAATTTCCTCACggtgagggtgactgagcactggaacagggaggttgtggagtctccttctctggagatattcaaggcccgtctggacgcctacctgggcaacctgctctaaggaacctgctttggcaggggggttggacccgatgatcacttgaggtcccttccaacccctacaattctgtgattctgtgattctttggaATACAATAGACAAGGTGATTCAGTGTGGGAcgaaaatgcaaaaaacaaagcagaacaatgtGTTTACATCAAGCATGCCTACCCAGTACAAGGGAAGGCAGTGGGGAGCCAAGAGGAGGAAATGCTGCAGGACCAGATGCCTGATTTCACCAGAATGAGGTGAAATGAGTATGAATTGGCACCCAGTCCAGTCTGGCAGTATCATGTTATCTCCAGGCTCAATCTCAGGTCTGCGCTGGCTTGACTGGCTCAGGCATTTCTGCTATATGTTCATTTGCACTGTGGAAATGTATCTTCCAAATCTTATCAAGtctaaataacagaaaaggTTTTATTGGGctgtttattctgaaatatagaaagcagcagctttggagTCCTACACCAAGTAGCACCACAAATGTTTGGCATGGAAGGAAGGGGTGTGCACCTGTGTGAAAGTCTAATGCAACAGACGTTTTAAGAGAATAGTATCCCACAGAAGAAGGATGGCACAGGCTATTCACTCTGCAGATAATGACAAACGGAGAATATTCTGTTGGCAGGATGTTGctagagagaggaaaaatggcCATTGCCTTGGAAAGCACCTCTTTGTGGGGAGACAGAGTTGCCAAGTGTCCATCACAAAGAGCTTGGGCACAACCAGCAAAAACCTGCTGAGGGCTCCTGTACAGGCAGTGAAAACAGGCAAACTCCATGCTAACTTTAAGATCCATTTTTACATAAAGCAATTGGAGAACTTGTTGAGCATTTTAATGTGTTGTTACATGCTGTAACTTGTTATTTGTAGTAATTACCGCACACTGGGCTGAGCCCAAGGCTGAGTAatgaaaagcttaatttttacTCTGCGTAAAATTGATCTCTTAAAGGTCTACGGTGAGCTGGCTCGGTGGGTAGGGCACTGCATGAGGATTTGGGACCTGGGCTTTTCTCCCACCTATACCCAGATTTCTTTCCTAACACCAGACAGCATTAAACCTTTCCTGTAACCCAAGTGCCTGTGAGACTGGTGTTTCTCTAATTCTGTCATGTTGTGATAACGGAAGTCCACTGCCAAGAGGAAGATTTTGACAAAGGTCGTGTAAGAACGCACACACTGACCAGCAAGTTGGTTGTATGGCAATCACTGACATTTTATTGAAGTTTCCTTAGCTGAAGTACAGATCCACAGTGgttatatattaaatatgctATGCTTTTTTTCAGCGTGGTCAGAGGATCAGTGCTCCTGTAGAGCTGGCCAGTGTGGGAATGGCACAAAAGCTAAAGTTTGGAGCAACACCAGCACTGCCATGATTGCCTGATGAACACACAAGGCACCCCAGCCCAGAGGAAACAGCCCTAACACACCACATCCCACACCAGACAAATTGCATGTCTGTTGGGTATCAGAGGCGGAAGGATTCCTCGTGTAAAGAACCGTGAGTGGCAAATCATCACATACCTAAGCATACATTTCACAGTGAGAAACCGCATATGGTAGTCACAGCAAAAGGATTTATTATTCTGAACCCCAATCAGACAGGGAAATAAAGCATCTCTTACCAGCCATGCTTTTAATCACCAACAAACAAGATGGAAATAGATGGTCATGTTTAGCTGAAAACAGCAGGCTGTCCAATTGAATATTTTGTATCAGGCATGCACTAAATAATGAGGTAAAACTTCCAGTGAGCTCAAGAGCATGGTTATGTGAGAAGAAAGGGCAAGGCCGCTTTGATCTTTAGCATCAATACCTGTGTCATGATAAGTAAGATTGctctccccctgctctgcccttgtgttTGCTTCCCAGCTCTCTTCACCCTTCCAACATctgagtggtgcagctgacTCAAGGAAACATTTCTACCCTATACATtgtcttcagaaacaaaaggtgCAAAACATCACTTAGCAAAGGTTTCTCCCAAtattcctttcatttatttcttctgtgctttctgtcttcagccttccttaaaaatgtaattcctATTTCTGTCACGGCATCACCCTTCAGCCTGTCCTGCAGGAAGGTCACTTCTGCTGCTAAGTGAACCTAGAAAGAAGCAGGTTTGATCAGTTAAGCAAAgaaatactccttttttttttttttttcctccagtgtaACGATCTTCTTATCTCTCACCACAAGAGGACCCTCTTTCACAGGCTTCATAAGAAACAGCTTtctagaattttaaaaatatctttccaaACTAAGTTAATAAAAAGGAAGGTTATGTACACTGGAATTTGAATAATGTGTTAATCATCATGccagtgttttgctttgttctgagAACTTACATTTTTGAGATATTAAATTTGGAATGCCATCTAATACACTTCTGATGTTTGGGTTTTAACATTACTTGGTTCTTTCTTTCACCTGATCTGCAGTTGTGTTGCTGTGACCTGaatatgctttgttttcatacatttggaaagaaagagggatgGCTATTACTGGTAACGCCTATGCAGGAAAATGATATAGGACCAAGGATCAAATGAGAAGTGCAGCATGACCCCTTGGCTCTTGCCACTTTGTGTTAGCTGACTCCCCAGCTCCGTCAGCCACCAAAGGAGCGCAGCTGAGACAGAGCTCAGTGAGTCAAGCTGCGTGCTTCTTCGCATCCAGGATCAGCCTGGCCCTTTCTATGCCAATATAGACATTTAATCTGAGAGAGAGGCTGAACACTACTAAGGTTATTTCAGTTATCTGAACAAGTGGTGTTGCTTTCGTGGTGTTGTGTCCCTGCTCATTaccaaagaagagagaaaataga
The Cygnus olor isolate bCygOlo1 chromosome 3, bCygOlo1.pri.v2, whole genome shotgun sequence genome window above contains:
- the CALHM6 gene encoding calcium homeostasis modulator protein 6, with product MEKLRTAMDFCIRHQKILGYSIVSLLTAASEYIFSSVVFKCPCNSWNTLYGFVFLLVPAFVLFLLGYMINARVWLLVTGRCSPENRCSCDSCGNFCKVLMPVTASTLVAPFTWIAVALLSASFYECAVSRSSLIRKLVCRDIKEYCNASLEKIPCDKELSKEIGEFHSLQAQSQIVGWLLIAIIMTLVLIATCFIHCRSPVSYFQLKFWKIYLKKEREVFAIKAKDHAAKLAERNVHFFFEPADPAPFWTPRNEDWQKISFPYGFNTKEQHYSMIHKYVNTNRGKASSEGDQIHDVLGFVDEAHASESGF